Proteins from one Microbacterium proteolyticum genomic window:
- a CDS encoding AraC family transcriptional regulator, which translates to MTGGPESQASSLFFTPRRPVSAKLKGREALEAMKWHSAITAEPATFRLTMDLVVFDSVAIVRTGITPSTAARTAEHVASLRVGSTFYFLVSGSITVVQAGHRYVMTPGAVAVVSGHLPFEVIVSSPSQIITVLLKRGALEGRGVPPPETDVRIFSPSSYVALVSVFVTAMTGDLPVPMTPRGVSTQQALLHLLTGLLLDNLDDPPQPDRREARVAHVLAFIEANYSNADLSTADVAVAVGVSVRHLQRILTEADTSVSLELRRARLRWASVYLLRRDRQKLPIEQIARLTGFGNVERLRRAFVHDLGTTPADFRIRGGDDRNPGLAR; encoded by the coding sequence ATGACGGGGGGCCCTGAATCGCAGGCATCGTCGCTCTTCTTCACCCCCCGCCGTCCGGTTTCCGCGAAGCTCAAGGGCCGCGAGGCCTTGGAAGCGATGAAGTGGCATTCCGCCATCACGGCCGAACCGGCGACATTTCGTCTGACGATGGATCTCGTCGTCTTCGACAGCGTCGCGATCGTTCGAACCGGCATCACGCCGTCCACCGCCGCGCGCACGGCGGAACACGTGGCATCGCTGCGCGTCGGCAGCACGTTCTACTTCCTCGTCTCGGGCAGCATCACGGTCGTCCAGGCGGGCCATCGGTACGTGATGACGCCCGGAGCCGTCGCGGTCGTCTCGGGGCACCTGCCCTTCGAGGTGATCGTGTCCTCCCCTTCCCAGATCATCACCGTGCTCCTCAAACGCGGCGCGCTGGAGGGGCGAGGGGTTCCCCCGCCCGAGACGGATGTGCGCATCTTCTCCCCCTCGTCCTACGTCGCATTGGTGAGCGTGTTCGTCACGGCGATGACAGGAGATCTGCCGGTCCCGATGACGCCCCGCGGCGTCTCGACGCAGCAGGCGCTCCTTCACCTTCTGACCGGACTGCTGCTGGACAATCTCGACGATCCGCCCCAGCCCGACCGGCGGGAAGCGCGGGTCGCGCACGTCCTCGCCTTCATCGAGGCGAATTACTCGAACGCCGACCTGAGCACGGCCGACGTCGCCGTCGCCGTCGGAGTATCCGTGCGGCACCTGCAGCGGATCCTGACCGAAGCCGATACATCGGTCTCTCTCGAACTGCGCCGCGCGCGGCTGCGATGGGCGTCGGTCTACCTCCTGCGGCGAGACCGCCAGAAGCTTCCGATCGAACAAATCGCTCGTCTCACCGGCTTCGGAAACGTCGAACGGCTGCGCCGCGCCTTCGTGCACGACCTCGGCACCACCCCCGCCGACTTCCGTATCAGGGGTGGCGATGATCGCAACCCCGGACTAGCCCGATAG
- a CDS encoding DUF5302 domain-containing protein, giving the protein MSTDETPDATASDDMKRKFKEALAKKNGQQRSGQAHLDGHSAVQGTHGAVTKREFRRKSG; this is encoded by the coding sequence ATGAGTACTGACGAGACCCCGGATGCCACGGCATCCGACGACATGAAGCGCAAGTTCAAGGAAGCCCTGGCGAAGAAGAACGGGCAGCAGCGGTCGGGTCAGGCTCACCTGGACGGTCACTCGGCCGTGCAGGGCACCCACGGAGCCGTGACGAAGCGCGAGTTCCGCCGCAAGAGCGGCTGA
- a CDS encoding SPFH domain-containing protein, whose amino-acid sequence MESDILGIAGLVVLIGVILAVLVIGFFIFRAWYQVPQADEAIVIVGKKQRGADGLTSNMTVITGGGAFVNKLTQRSDRISLRSRQIKMEPVAQTKNGVTIHLAGVALVKIGSLPDQVRAAAERFASQDQAIDVFTTEQLEGALRGVVAKLNVEEVMQDRQKLGDEIAEGIKGDLLAQGLVLDSFAIQGVTDRNGYIDALGAQEVERVKREAEVARIEAAREVKARQLATEEANLVEQTAFDKNTAASKSQIGRANAEAEQAENLARAEREQAVLVQRAENRQAELDADVKRVADAEKYRKQTEADAESYARQKKAETDRQVAQQESDAEAYAVQRQAEARQASAAAEAAAVRARAEAEAEALRAQSGAEAEALRAKAVAEAEAIRAKGEASAAAIKAEAEALRENQEAILGRELIGQLPALMAEFAKGYQNVGSVTLVGGDTAGTHIAREQAAGLAATFSSVKSATGVDLGAILQGQAFGRGVASVGDAANGHHAAEDGQPAPTR is encoded by the coding sequence GTGGAAAGCGACATTTTGGGGATCGCCGGTCTGGTCGTCCTCATCGGGGTGATTCTGGCGGTCCTCGTGATCGGCTTCTTCATCTTCCGCGCCTGGTATCAGGTGCCGCAGGCCGACGAGGCGATCGTCATCGTCGGAAAGAAGCAGCGGGGCGCCGACGGCCTCACCTCGAACATGACGGTGATCACCGGCGGCGGTGCTTTCGTCAACAAGCTGACGCAGCGGTCCGATCGGATCTCGTTGCGCTCGCGGCAGATCAAGATGGAGCCCGTCGCCCAGACCAAGAACGGCGTGACGATCCATCTCGCCGGGGTCGCGCTCGTGAAGATCGGGTCGCTGCCCGATCAGGTGCGCGCGGCCGCCGAGCGGTTCGCCTCGCAAGACCAGGCGATCGACGTCTTCACCACCGAGCAGCTCGAGGGAGCGCTGCGCGGGGTCGTGGCCAAGCTCAACGTCGAAGAGGTCATGCAGGACCGCCAGAAGCTCGGTGACGAGATTGCGGAGGGCATCAAGGGCGACCTGCTCGCGCAAGGCCTGGTGCTGGACTCCTTCGCCATCCAGGGCGTCACCGACCGCAACGGGTACATCGACGCTCTCGGCGCGCAGGAGGTCGAGCGCGTGAAGCGCGAGGCCGAGGTCGCGCGCATCGAGGCCGCCCGCGAGGTGAAGGCCCGCCAGCTCGCCACCGAGGAGGCGAACCTCGTCGAGCAGACGGCGTTCGACAAGAACACCGCGGCGTCGAAGTCCCAGATCGGACGCGCCAACGCCGAGGCCGAGCAGGCCGAGAACCTCGCCCGCGCAGAACGCGAGCAGGCGGTCCTCGTGCAGCGCGCCGAGAACCGCCAGGCCGAACTCGACGCCGACGTCAAGCGCGTCGCGGATGCCGAGAAGTACCGCAAGCAGACCGAGGCGGATGCCGAGTCGTACGCGCGCCAGAAGAAGGCCGAGACCGACCGTCAGGTCGCACAGCAGGAATCGGATGCCGAGGCCTACGCCGTCCAGCGTCAGGCCGAGGCGCGGCAGGCGTCCGCCGCCGCGGAAGCCGCCGCCGTGCGCGCACGCGCCGAGGCCGAAGCGGAAGCGTTGCGTGCCCAGTCCGGGGCGGAGGCGGAGGCCCTGCGCGCGAAGGCCGTCGCCGAGGCCGAAGCGATCCGCGCGAAGGGTGAAGCCAGCGCCGCGGCGATCAAGGCCGAAGCCGAAGCTCTGCGCGAGAACCAGGAGGCCATCCTGGGGCGCGAGCTCATCGGTCAGCTCCCCGCCCTCATGGCCGAGTTCGCCAAGGGCTACCAGAACGTGGGCAGCGTCACGCTCGTCGGCGGCGACACGGCCGGCACCCACATCGCCCGCGAGCAGGCGGCGGGTCTCGCGGCCACGTTCAGCAGCGTCAAGTCGGCGACCGGCGTCGACCTGGGCGCCATCCTGCAGGGACAGGCGTTCGGTCGCGGCGTCGCGTCCGTGGGGGACGCCGCGAACGGTCATCACGCGGCCGAGGACGGACAGCCCGCTCCGACGCGATGA
- a CDS encoding DnaJ domain-containing protein: MFDSPMSVSAYEVLRVDVDVDDEGLRRAYRVRLRETHPDTGGDAALFVQVQRAWELVGTPEARAAYDRGRGHASAEWGGGAAASAPPRPDTRPRARAYGQPGGWRRERYLSLIREWVGRGVDVGDPYDPALVRSAPPEIRHILADALAEEETARLVADLGMGYTVWHDVFADRDGVDPEQKIDHLVLGPSGLYAMLSEDFGGPVGVRRGEISGPNVIGSPVTQLVSRARVIARAAGVRFSGAMVVLPDDAILDAVTDLGKVRGTPVVLVQRSALTTLLRRGIPGAREVGGTELFDIRTRLQQRVRHV; this comes from the coding sequence GTGTTCGACAGCCCCATGTCGGTTTCGGCCTACGAGGTGCTCCGCGTCGATGTCGACGTCGACGACGAAGGCCTCCGCCGTGCGTACCGCGTCCGACTGCGCGAGACGCACCCCGACACCGGCGGTGACGCCGCCCTCTTCGTCCAGGTGCAGCGCGCGTGGGAGCTCGTCGGTACGCCCGAGGCGCGGGCCGCCTACGACCGCGGTCGCGGACACGCGTCGGCCGAGTGGGGCGGCGGGGCGGCGGCATCCGCTCCTCCCCGTCCTGACACCCGCCCCCGCGCCCGCGCGTACGGCCAGCCCGGCGGGTGGCGGCGCGAGCGCTACCTGTCGCTGATCCGCGAGTGGGTGGGGCGCGGCGTCGACGTCGGCGATCCGTACGACCCCGCGCTGGTGCGGTCGGCGCCGCCGGAGATCCGGCACATCCTCGCCGACGCGCTCGCCGAGGAGGAGACCGCGCGCCTGGTCGCCGACCTCGGCATGGGGTACACCGTGTGGCACGACGTGTTCGCCGACCGCGACGGAGTCGACCCCGAGCAGAAGATCGACCACCTCGTGCTCGGGCCCAGCGGCCTGTACGCGATGCTCAGCGAGGACTTCGGCGGTCCGGTGGGCGTCCGCCGCGGCGAGATCAGCGGTCCGAACGTCATCGGCTCCCCGGTCACCCAGCTGGTCTCGCGGGCGCGCGTGATCGCGCGCGCCGCGGGGGTGCGCTTCAGCGGCGCGATGGTGGTGCTGCCCGACGACGCGATCCTCGACGCGGTCACCGACCTCGGCAAGGTCCGCGGAACCCCGGTCGTGCTGGTGCAGCGCAGCGCCCTCACGACGCTGCTCCGCCGCGGCATCCCGGGGGCGCGCGAGGTCGGCGGCACCGAGCTGTTCGACATCCGCACCCGGTTGCAGCAGCGGGTCCGGCACGTCTGA
- a CDS encoding LssY C-terminal domain-containing protein, with amino-acid sequence MGGRRRWSFGRLLDGFFFVFAGLAAVWLAYLSFTQTFTLGWAGIVMAIFFWGLLAYLVLPRLHRILTAVYVPDYFMGRTRTSDGLLGDPVNLAFQGERAQVEAVMAAAGWIPADPVGLGSSWRIVTSTLRRRSYPTAPVSPLFLFGRMQDLAYQQEVAGSPAQRHHVRLWRCPDGWLLPGGRRVDWLAAGTFDRAVGLSLFTLQVTHRIDADTDIERDHIVATVQNLPGVAVDVIRDFSTGYHARNGGGDSITTDGDLPILDVRGVPDATTAGARAEGRS; translated from the coding sequence ATGGGCGGGCGGAGGCGCTGGTCGTTCGGGCGATTGCTCGACGGGTTCTTCTTCGTCTTCGCTGGACTCGCCGCCGTGTGGCTCGCGTACCTGAGCTTCACCCAGACGTTCACTCTCGGCTGGGCGGGGATCGTCATGGCGATCTTCTTCTGGGGGCTCCTCGCCTACCTCGTGCTTCCGCGGCTGCATCGCATCCTGACCGCCGTCTACGTGCCCGACTACTTCATGGGACGCACCCGCACGTCCGACGGACTGCTCGGCGACCCGGTGAACCTCGCCTTCCAGGGCGAGCGTGCGCAGGTCGAGGCCGTGATGGCCGCGGCCGGGTGGATCCCCGCCGATCCCGTCGGCCTCGGCTCGTCGTGGCGCATCGTCACGTCGACCCTGCGCCGTCGCAGCTACCCGACCGCGCCGGTCAGCCCCCTGTTCCTGTTCGGCCGGATGCAGGACCTCGCCTACCAGCAGGAGGTCGCGGGGTCTCCGGCCCAGCGCCACCACGTGCGACTCTGGCGCTGCCCCGACGGGTGGCTGCTCCCCGGCGGGCGACGGGTCGATTGGCTCGCCGCGGGCACGTTCGACCGCGCCGTCGGACTCTCGCTGTTCACGCTCCAGGTCACGCACCGCATCGACGCCGACACCGACATCGAGCGCGACCACATCGTCGCGACCGTGCAGAATCTGCCCGGTGTCGCGGTCGACGTCATCCGCGACTTCTCGACCGGCTACCACGCGCGCAACGGCGGGGGCGACAGCATCACCACCGACGGCGACCTGCCGATCCTCGACGTGCGCGGGGTCCCGGATGCCACGACGGCCGGCGCCCGGGCGGAGGGCCGGTCGTGA
- a CDS encoding enoyl-CoA hydratase/isomerase family protein, which translates to MNAQRSDDDAVSARAWRGVGHLTLNRPRAINALDLGMIRLLSAALDRWERDTDVDLVLLDGAGERGFCAGGDVRALYDFVVQGRVDEVHTFFREEYALNHRIATYPKPIVAIADGVTMGGGIGLAGHARIRIVTERSQLAMPETRIGFTPDVGGSWLLGRAPGRLGEYLGLTGATMDAADALYAGFADHLVPVAHLSALHEALEYRADPSSPTELVLLFDESPERSNLETWRPWIDDAFSADDLDGILHRLRQRWEPEAHATADLLESSAPTAVSVTLEAVRRARALPSLHAALAQEYGLVMWFATTQPDLAEGIRAQLVDKDRSPSWSPAHRFELPPGRVAEAFAHQPEPALW; encoded by the coding sequence GTGAACGCACAGCGATCCGACGACGACGCGGTCTCCGCGCGAGCCTGGCGCGGAGTGGGGCACCTGACCCTCAACCGTCCCCGTGCGATCAACGCGCTCGACCTCGGCATGATCCGGCTGCTCTCGGCCGCCCTCGACCGCTGGGAGCGCGACACCGACGTCGACCTGGTGCTGCTCGACGGCGCGGGGGAGCGCGGGTTCTGCGCCGGCGGTGACGTGCGGGCGCTCTACGACTTCGTCGTCCAGGGACGCGTCGACGAGGTCCACACCTTCTTCCGCGAGGAGTACGCCCTCAACCACCGCATCGCGACGTACCCGAAGCCGATCGTCGCGATCGCCGACGGGGTGACGATGGGCGGCGGGATCGGGCTGGCCGGACACGCGCGCATCCGCATCGTCACCGAACGTTCGCAGCTCGCGATGCCCGAGACGCGCATCGGGTTCACCCCCGACGTGGGCGGGTCGTGGCTGCTCGGGCGCGCGCCCGGCCGGCTGGGCGAGTACCTCGGTCTCACCGGAGCGACGATGGATGCCGCGGATGCGCTGTACGCGGGCTTCGCCGACCATCTCGTCCCCGTCGCCCACCTCTCGGCGCTCCACGAGGCGCTGGAGTACCGCGCCGACCCCTCGAGCCCCACGGAACTGGTGCTGCTGTTCGACGAGAGCCCCGAGCGATCGAACCTCGAGACCTGGCGTCCGTGGATCGACGACGCCTTCTCGGCCGACGATCTCGACGGCATCCTGCACCGGCTCCGCCAGCGCTGGGAACCGGAGGCGCACGCGACCGCCGACCTGCTCGAGTCCTCGGCCCCGACGGCGGTGTCCGTGACGCTCGAGGCCGTCCGACGGGCGCGTGCGCTGCCGTCGCTGCACGCCGCCCTCGCGCAGGAGTACGGGCTGGTGATGTGGTTCGCCACGACGCAGCCCGACCTGGCCGAGGGGATCCGCGCGCAGTTGGTCGACAAGGACCGGTCGCCGTCCTGGTCGCCCGCGCATCGGTTCGAGCTGCCCCCGGGCCGCGTCGCCGAGGCGTTCGCCCACCAGCCCGAACCGGCTCTCTGGTAG
- a CDS encoding ATP-binding cassette domain-containing protein has protein sequence MPQGQVLEFSGLTKRFGAVSAVDGLTARVEPGLVTGFLGPNGAGKTTSLRMLLGLVRPTSGSATIGGRRYADIDRPPQTVGAALEASSFHPGRSAANHLKAYARAARLPLSRVDEVLGLVGLADVAGRRVGGYSLGMRQRLGLATALLGDPGVLVLDEPSNGLDPEGIRWMRSLLRHLAEEGRTVLISSHLLAEVQQTVDALLIISRGTLVFQGGTEDLADPDEYSTVVDSPDREALSRLLEERGIPFQLLRNGFTIRHVEPLEIGTLAAGAGIVLSHLQSKGASLEDIFLELVSGVRTHASAAGPVAAAPAEAETVDAEAPAPEPAPSTDLVPVLAAPRRAAAPAEPDPEPRSSYAVASTGVIDIVPIDDARAADTEVPR, from the coding sequence ATGCCCCAAGGACAGGTGCTGGAATTCTCCGGGCTGACCAAGCGCTTCGGCGCGGTGTCGGCCGTCGACGGCCTGACCGCTCGCGTGGAGCCGGGCCTGGTGACGGGATTCCTCGGCCCCAACGGTGCGGGCAAGACCACGTCGCTGCGCATGCTGCTGGGCCTCGTGCGCCCGACGTCCGGATCCGCGACGATCGGCGGCCGCCGCTACGCCGACATCGACCGTCCGCCGCAGACCGTGGGCGCCGCTCTGGAGGCATCCAGCTTCCACCCGGGACGCTCGGCGGCGAACCATCTGAAGGCCTACGCCCGCGCGGCCCGGCTGCCCCTGTCGCGCGTCGACGAGGTGCTCGGGCTCGTGGGTCTGGCCGACGTCGCGGGACGCCGGGTCGGCGGTTACTCGCTCGGCATGCGCCAGCGTCTGGGTCTGGCGACGGCCCTGCTCGGCGACCCCGGCGTCCTCGTGCTCGACGAGCCGTCCAACGGTCTCGACCCCGAGGGCATCCGGTGGATGCGTTCGCTGCTCCGTCACCTCGCCGAAGAGGGGCGTACGGTGCTCATCTCGTCGCACCTGCTGGCCGAGGTGCAGCAGACGGTCGACGCGCTGCTGATCATCTCGCGCGGCACGCTCGTCTTCCAGGGCGGCACCGAAGACCTCGCCGACCCCGACGAGTACTCCACCGTCGTCGACTCCCCCGACCGCGAGGCACTGTCGCGGCTGCTCGAGGAACGCGGCATCCCGTTCCAGCTGCTCCGCAACGGCTTCACGATCCGGCACGTCGAACCGCTCGAGATCGGCACCCTCGCCGCCGGCGCCGGCATCGTGCTGTCGCACCTGCAGAGCAAGGGCGCGAGCCTGGAGGACATCTTCCTCGAGCTCGTCAGCGGCGTGCGGACGCACGCGAGCGCAGCGGGCCCGGTCGCCGCCGCGCCCGCGGAAGCGGAGACGGTGGATGCCGAGGCGCCCGCGCCCGAACCCGCACCGTCGACCGACCTCGTCCCCGTCCTCGCCGCCCCGCGGCGCGCCGCCGCTCCGGCGGAGCCCGACCCCGAGCCCCGCTCCTCGTACGCGGTCGCCTCGACGGGGGTCATCGACATCGTGCCGATCGACGACGCCCGCGCCGCAGACACGGAGGTGCCGCGATGA
- a CDS encoding ABC transporter permease, whose protein sequence is MSLVASTRSEYTKQFSTAGWWVLGIVLVVYVGFTAGVLALAFGGVASGKLPGASGPALPTDGLAALVYSSASAVGYVFPLLAGTLMVTTEFRHKTLTPTFLATPRRGVVLVGKFAIGILVGLLYGVLGSIAAIGAGAGVFAAFGLGTELGSSDTWVLVGRMLLAFALWAVVGIGVGTVVRNQVAAIVIVLAVTLFVEPIVRTIAGVVDGLGEVARWFPSAASDALVGKTIFGAVGAGGAEPLEWWLGGLVLLGYAVVLVLIGLATTWRRDID, encoded by the coding sequence ATGAGCCTGGTGGCATCCACTCGCTCCGAGTACACGAAGCAGTTCAGCACCGCCGGATGGTGGGTGCTGGGCATCGTGCTCGTCGTCTACGTCGGCTTCACGGCGGGCGTGCTCGCACTGGCGTTCGGGGGCGTGGCCTCCGGCAAGCTGCCGGGCGCCTCCGGACCGGCGCTGCCCACGGACGGTCTCGCCGCCCTCGTCTACAGCTCCGCGAGCGCCGTGGGGTACGTCTTCCCGCTGCTGGCCGGGACGCTCATGGTCACGACCGAGTTCCGGCACAAGACCCTGACCCCGACGTTCCTGGCCACGCCCCGCCGCGGCGTGGTGCTCGTCGGGAAGTTCGCGATCGGCATCCTCGTGGGCCTCCTGTACGGCGTGCTCGGGTCGATCGCGGCGATCGGTGCGGGAGCCGGCGTCTTCGCGGCGTTCGGACTCGGCACCGAGCTCGGTTCGTCGGACACGTGGGTGCTCGTGGGCCGCATGCTGCTGGCGTTCGCCCTGTGGGCGGTCGTCGGGATCGGCGTGGGCACCGTGGTGCGCAACCAGGTCGCCGCGATCGTGATCGTGCTGGCGGTGACCCTGTTCGTCGAGCCGATCGTGCGCACGATCGCCGGTGTCGTCGACGGACTCGGCGAGGTCGCGCGGTGGTTCCCGAGCGCCGCGAGCGACGCGCTCGTCGGCAAGACGATCTTCGGCGCCGTGGGGGCCGGCGGTGCCGAGCCGCTGGAATGGTGGCTCGGCGGCCTCGTGCTGCTCGGCTACGCCGTGGTGCTGGTGCTCATCGGCCTCGCCACGACCTGGCGCCGCGACATCGACTGA